Proteins encoded in a region of the Phoenix dactylifera cultivar Barhee BC4 chromosome 3, palm_55x_up_171113_PBpolish2nd_filt_p, whole genome shotgun sequence genome:
- the LOC103720032 gene encoding protein FAR1-RELATED SEQUENCE 11-like isoform X2: MPEDAILSKQTSVNLVPFIGQRFESQDAAYEFYCSFAKQCGFSIRRHRTRGKDGVGRGITRRDFTCHRGGFPQAKQSDDSKAQRNRKSSRCGCQAYMRIVKRADFDVPEWRVTGFSNVHNHELLKSNQVHHLPAYCTISADDKSRICMFAKAGMSVRQMLRLMELQKGVKLGCLPFKEIDVRNLLQSFKKVDRDHDAIDLLAMCKKFKDEDPNFKYEFKIDGHNRLEHIAWSYASSVQLYEAFGDAVVFDTTHHADAYDMLLGIWIGVDNHGMNCFFGCVLLRDENMQSFSWALKTFLGFMKGKAPQTILTDQNMWLKEAISVEMPSTKHAFCIWHIIAKFSDWFSVLLGSRYDYWKAEFHRLYNMEVVEEFEVEWREMVNAYSLHTNKHIASLYALRTYWALPYLRCYFFAGMTATIYSESVNAFIQQFLSAQSQLDHFVEQVAVIIDSKDQVGGKQKSQRKLHKICLKTGSPMESYVATVLTPYAFCKLQEELVLAPQYASFPIEDGCFLVRHHKQVDGGCKVIWAPQEELISCSCHHFEFTGILCRHVLRILSTNNCFRIPDEYLPSRWRRVNLPLTRCSRTALREHAERVHLLQSLVSTLMAESVESDERLEVALEQVAMVLSRIREFPGSTHGMSDIAYGSPSESLIIPEVEDTDGIIQSFAAGHTHESYTLGKLKERRARDGVEMSKKRRHYPAPCCGQFGHDANDCPIMGTESLNGDDLGFL, encoded by the exons ATGCCTGAAGATGCAATTCTATCAAAACAAACTTCTGTAAATCTTGTCCCATTCATTGGCCAAAGATTTGAATCTCAGGATGCTGCTTATGAATTTTATTGCAGCTTTGCAAAGCAATGTGGCTTCTCTATTAGACGTCATCGCACTAGAGGAAAAGATGGTGTTGGTCGAGGAATCACCAGAAGGGATTTCACCTGTCATCGTGGTGGATTTCCTCAGGCAAAGCAATCAGATGACAGCAAGGCGCAGAGAAATCGAAAATCATCACGTTGTGGATGCCAGGCATACATGAGGATAGTTAAAAGGGCAGACTTTGATGTCCCTGAATGGCGTGTCACTGGCTTTAGCAATGTCCACAACCATGAACTCTTGAAATCAAACCAAGTGCATCACCTTCCTGCCTATTGTACCATATCAGCAGATGATAAGAGCCGCATTTGCATGTTTGCTAAAGCAGGAATGTCTGTACGGCAAATGTTGAGACTAATGGAGCTTCAGAAAGGCGTGAAACTTGGTTGTCTACCCTTTAAAGAAATAGATGTAAGGAACTTACTACAATCTTTTAAAAAGGTGGATCGGGATCATGATGCTATTGACCTTCTTGCGATGTGCAAGAAATTCAAAGATGAAGATCCCAACTTCAAATACGAATTTAAGATAGATGGACATAACAGATTGGAACATATTGCCTGGTCATATGCTTCGTCGGTTcagttatatgaagcttttggaGATGCGGTGGTTTTTGACACAACTCACCATGCCGATGCTTATGATATGCTATTAGGAATCTGGATTGGAGTGGATAATCATGGAATGAATTGCTTTTTTGGATGTGTTCTTCTACGAGATGAAAATATGCAATCATTTTCTTGGGCTTTGAAG ACATTTTTGGGTTTCATGAAAGGAAAGGCTCCACAAACAATTTTAACAGATCAAAACATGTGGCTTAAAGAGGCAATCTCTGTTGAAATGCCGAGTACAAAGCATGCCTTCTGCATTTGGCACATCATTGCAAAATTTTCTGATTGGTTTTCAGTACTTCTTGGGTCACGGTATGATTATTGGAAGGCTGAGTTCCACCGGCTTTATAATATGGAGGTAGTTGAGGAATTTGAAGTTGAATGGAGGGAAATGGTTAATGCTTATTCACTTCATACAAATAAGCATATAGCCAGTTTATATGCATTGAGGACATATTGGGCATTGCCATACTTGAGATGTTACTTCTTTGCAGGAATGACTGCAACAATATATTCGGAGTCAGTAAATGCTTTCATCCAACAGTTTCTTAGTGCACAATCTCAGCTTGATCATTTTGTAGAGCAA GTGGCAGTTATTATAGATTCTAAAGATCAAGTAGGAGGAAAACAAAAATCACAACGAAAGCTCCACAAGATATGTCTCAAAACAGGGTCCCCTATGGAGTCCTATGTAGCTACTGTCCTTACCCCTTATGCCTTTTGCAAGCTCCAGGAGGAGCTTGTATTAGCTCCACAATATGCATCATTTCCAATCGAAGATGGATGCTTTCTTGTGAGACACCATAAACAGGTGGATGGAGGGTGCAAAGTAATTTGGGCACCTCAGGAAGAGCTCATAAGCTGTAGTTGCCATCATTTTGAGTTTACAGGAATCCTTTGTAGGCATGTCCTTCGTATTCTTTCAACGAATAATTGCTTTCGCATTCCAGATGAATACCTACCTAGTCGTTGGCGCCGTGTCAACTTGCCTCTGACTAGGTGCTCTAGAACTGCTCTGAGAGAACATGCTGAACGAGTTCATTTATTGCAATCTCTGGTGTCTACTCTAATGGCAGAATCAGTTGAGTCAGATGAGCGACTTGAGGTTGCTTTGGAACAAGTAGCCATGGTGTTGTCTCGCATTAGAGAATTTCCTGGTTCCACACATGGTATGAGCGATATTGCTTATGGGAGCCCTTCTGAGTCGCTGATTATACCAGAAGTAGAGGACACTGATGGCATTATCCAGAGCTTTGCTGCTGGGCATACTCATGAATCTTATACTTTGGGCAAGCTAAAAGAACGACGGGCAAGAGATGGGGTAGAGATGTCAAAGAAAAGGAGGCATTATCCAGCACCTTGCTGTGGGCAATTTGGACATGATGCTAATGACTGCCCAATAATGGGAACTGAAAGTTTGAATGGAGATGATTTGGGATTCTTGTAG
- the LOC103720032 gene encoding protein FAR1-RELATED SEQUENCE 11-like isoform X1: protein MENPSRPAIHRNPYEVLGVSRFCSSLEIKVAYRKLALRYHPDKNVDDPEASEHFKEVSYSYTILSDPERRRRYDNARLEASNFSSSLSITDKASENPGLVIDAPDISTDLSPEDVDSIDEMPEDAILSKQTSVNLVPFIGQRFESQDAAYEFYCSFAKQCGFSIRRHRTRGKDGVGRGITRRDFTCHRGGFPQAKQSDDSKAQRNRKSSRCGCQAYMRIVKRADFDVPEWRVTGFSNVHNHELLKSNQVHHLPAYCTISADDKSRICMFAKAGMSVRQMLRLMELQKGVKLGCLPFKEIDVRNLLQSFKKVDRDHDAIDLLAMCKKFKDEDPNFKYEFKIDGHNRLEHIAWSYASSVQLYEAFGDAVVFDTTHHADAYDMLLGIWIGVDNHGMNCFFGCVLLRDENMQSFSWALKTFLGFMKGKAPQTILTDQNMWLKEAISVEMPSTKHAFCIWHIIAKFSDWFSVLLGSRYDYWKAEFHRLYNMEVVEEFEVEWREMVNAYSLHTNKHIASLYALRTYWALPYLRCYFFAGMTATIYSESVNAFIQQFLSAQSQLDHFVEQVAVIIDSKDQVGGKQKSQRKLHKICLKTGSPMESYVATVLTPYAFCKLQEELVLAPQYASFPIEDGCFLVRHHKQVDGGCKVIWAPQEELISCSCHHFEFTGILCRHVLRILSTNNCFRIPDEYLPSRWRRVNLPLTRCSRTALREHAERVHLLQSLVSTLMAESVESDERLEVALEQVAMVLSRIREFPGSTHGMSDIAYGSPSESLIIPEVEDTDGIIQSFAAGHTHESYTLGKLKERRARDGVEMSKKRRHYPAPCCGQFGHDANDCPIMGTESLNGDDLGFL, encoded by the exons atggagaaccCATCGCGCCCGGCGATACATAGAAACCCGTACGAGGTGTTGGGGGTCTCTAGGTTTTGCTCAAGCCTCGAGATCAAGGTTGCTTACCGGAAATTAGCACTCAG GTACCACCCTGACAAAAATGTTGATGATCCTGAAGCTTCCGAGCATTTTAAGGAGGTTTCTTATTCTTATACCATCCTATCTGATCCAGAGAGAAGAAGAcgttatgacaatgctagactggAG GCATCAAATTTTAGCTCAAGTTTATCTATAACGGACAAAGCATCAGAAAATCCTGGGCTGGTTATAGATGCTCCTGATATCAGCACTGACTTATCTCCAGAAGATGTTGACTCCATAGATGAAATGCCTGAAGATGCAATTCTATCAAAACAAACTTCTGTAAATCTTGTCCCATTCATTGGCCAAAGATTTGAATCTCAGGATGCTGCTTATGAATTTTATTGCAGCTTTGCAAAGCAATGTGGCTTCTCTATTAGACGTCATCGCACTAGAGGAAAAGATGGTGTTGGTCGAGGAATCACCAGAAGGGATTTCACCTGTCATCGTGGTGGATTTCCTCAGGCAAAGCAATCAGATGACAGCAAGGCGCAGAGAAATCGAAAATCATCACGTTGTGGATGCCAGGCATACATGAGGATAGTTAAAAGGGCAGACTTTGATGTCCCTGAATGGCGTGTCACTGGCTTTAGCAATGTCCACAACCATGAACTCTTGAAATCAAACCAAGTGCATCACCTTCCTGCCTATTGTACCATATCAGCAGATGATAAGAGCCGCATTTGCATGTTTGCTAAAGCAGGAATGTCTGTACGGCAAATGTTGAGACTAATGGAGCTTCAGAAAGGCGTGAAACTTGGTTGTCTACCCTTTAAAGAAATAGATGTAAGGAACTTACTACAATCTTTTAAAAAGGTGGATCGGGATCATGATGCTATTGACCTTCTTGCGATGTGCAAGAAATTCAAAGATGAAGATCCCAACTTCAAATACGAATTTAAGATAGATGGACATAACAGATTGGAACATATTGCCTGGTCATATGCTTCGTCGGTTcagttatatgaagcttttggaGATGCGGTGGTTTTTGACACAACTCACCATGCCGATGCTTATGATATGCTATTAGGAATCTGGATTGGAGTGGATAATCATGGAATGAATTGCTTTTTTGGATGTGTTCTTCTACGAGATGAAAATATGCAATCATTTTCTTGGGCTTTGAAG ACATTTTTGGGTTTCATGAAAGGAAAGGCTCCACAAACAATTTTAACAGATCAAAACATGTGGCTTAAAGAGGCAATCTCTGTTGAAATGCCGAGTACAAAGCATGCCTTCTGCATTTGGCACATCATTGCAAAATTTTCTGATTGGTTTTCAGTACTTCTTGGGTCACGGTATGATTATTGGAAGGCTGAGTTCCACCGGCTTTATAATATGGAGGTAGTTGAGGAATTTGAAGTTGAATGGAGGGAAATGGTTAATGCTTATTCACTTCATACAAATAAGCATATAGCCAGTTTATATGCATTGAGGACATATTGGGCATTGCCATACTTGAGATGTTACTTCTTTGCAGGAATGACTGCAACAATATATTCGGAGTCAGTAAATGCTTTCATCCAACAGTTTCTTAGTGCACAATCTCAGCTTGATCATTTTGTAGAGCAA GTGGCAGTTATTATAGATTCTAAAGATCAAGTAGGAGGAAAACAAAAATCACAACGAAAGCTCCACAAGATATGTCTCAAAACAGGGTCCCCTATGGAGTCCTATGTAGCTACTGTCCTTACCCCTTATGCCTTTTGCAAGCTCCAGGAGGAGCTTGTATTAGCTCCACAATATGCATCATTTCCAATCGAAGATGGATGCTTTCTTGTGAGACACCATAAACAGGTGGATGGAGGGTGCAAAGTAATTTGGGCACCTCAGGAAGAGCTCATAAGCTGTAGTTGCCATCATTTTGAGTTTACAGGAATCCTTTGTAGGCATGTCCTTCGTATTCTTTCAACGAATAATTGCTTTCGCATTCCAGATGAATACCTACCTAGTCGTTGGCGCCGTGTCAACTTGCCTCTGACTAGGTGCTCTAGAACTGCTCTGAGAGAACATGCTGAACGAGTTCATTTATTGCAATCTCTGGTGTCTACTCTAATGGCAGAATCAGTTGAGTCAGATGAGCGACTTGAGGTTGCTTTGGAACAAGTAGCCATGGTGTTGTCTCGCATTAGAGAATTTCCTGGTTCCACACATGGTATGAGCGATATTGCTTATGGGAGCCCTTCTGAGTCGCTGATTATACCAGAAGTAGAGGACACTGATGGCATTATCCAGAGCTTTGCTGCTGGGCATACTCATGAATCTTATACTTTGGGCAAGCTAAAAGAACGACGGGCAAGAGATGGGGTAGAGATGTCAAAGAAAAGGAGGCATTATCCAGCACCTTGCTGTGGGCAATTTGGACATGATGCTAATGACTGCCCAATAATGGGAACTGAAAGTTTGAATGGAGATGATTTGGGATTCTTGTAG